Proteins from one Pseudomonas bijieensis genomic window:
- a CDS encoding TetR/AcrR family transcriptional regulator: MAIKEGLRPGGRSARVQESIHSAVRALLQEQDRATLTVPQIAARAGVTPSTIYRRWGDLPALLADVAIARMRPDSEPVNTGSLRGDLRAWAEQYLDEMSSEPGRNMMRDIQACATPGHCVGILSTQLQIILDRYPDAPNPGVERLINVVVAPTVFRILFATAPLAVEELYRLVDIALGQ, from the coding sequence ATGGCTATTAAAGAAGGTTTACGCCCCGGCGGTCGAAGCGCCCGGGTCCAGGAATCGATTCATTCGGCGGTCCGCGCCCTGCTGCAAGAGCAGGACCGCGCCACCCTGACCGTGCCGCAAATCGCTGCACGCGCCGGGGTGACGCCGTCCACCATCTATCGGCGCTGGGGCGATTTGCCGGCGCTGCTCGCCGACGTCGCCATCGCCCGCATGCGCCCCGACAGCGAACCGGTCAACACCGGCAGCCTGCGCGGCGACCTGCGCGCCTGGGCCGAGCAGTACCTGGACGAAATGAGTTCCGAGCCCGGTCGCAACATGATGCGCGACATCCAGGCCTGCGCCACCCCGGGGCATTGCGTGGGCATCCTCAGTACCCAGTTGCAGATCATCCTGGATCGCTACCCAGATGCGCCGAACCCTGGCGTCGAGCGGTTGATCAATGTGGTAGTGGCGCCGACGGTGTTTCGCATCCTCTTCGCCACCGCGCCGTTGGCGGTCGAGGAGTTGTATCGGTTGGTGGATATCGCGTTGGGTCAGTAA
- a CDS encoding MFS transporter — protein sequence MSRPASTRASLIFLALTLLGFLAASSAPTPLYHLYQEQLQFSPAILTLIFGVYAFSLLAALLTVGSLSDYLGRKPVIFVALLLNMLAMLLFINADSVSWLIGARLIQGFATGMATSVLGAALLDFDRRQGPLITSVAPLLGMACGALGCGLLAEFAPLPLQLTYWILLGLFLIQALYIWRLAESVSPQPGAWQSLRPTLHVPVQARRALWLILPLNLAAWAVGGFYLSLAPSLVRAATGSTSNLIGGALVAVLTLTGALSIYTLRNQEADKLLRLSASLLVIGLALVLVAVHGGSLPLFFIGTLVTGSGFGAGFLGALRSIMPLALPHERAGLMSAFYVLSYLAFSLPSLLAGNLTRVFGLIPTTDGYGAVLIVLSAAALLGLSRQSVKPAGEGVRP from the coding sequence ATGTCCCGTCCAGCTTCGACCCGCGCCAGCCTGATCTTCCTGGCGCTCACCTTGCTCGGTTTTCTCGCCGCGTCCAGCGCGCCGACGCCGTTGTATCACCTCTATCAGGAACAGTTGCAATTTTCCCCGGCGATCCTGACGCTGATTTTCGGTGTCTACGCATTCAGTTTGTTGGCGGCCTTGCTGACCGTGGGCTCGCTGTCGGATTACCTGGGGCGCAAGCCGGTGATCTTCGTGGCGCTGTTGCTCAATATGCTGGCGATGTTGCTGTTCATCAATGCGGACAGTGTCTCCTGGCTGATCGGCGCCCGCTTGATCCAGGGCTTCGCCACGGGCATGGCCACCAGCGTGCTGGGCGCTGCGTTGCTGGACTTCGACCGCCGACAAGGCCCGCTGATTACCAGCGTCGCGCCCTTGTTGGGCATGGCGTGCGGGGCGTTGGGCTGCGGCCTGTTGGCGGAGTTCGCGCCGCTGCCGCTGCAACTGACTTACTGGATTCTGCTGGGGCTGTTCCTGATTCAGGCCCTTTATATCTGGCGTCTGGCGGAGAGCGTCAGCCCGCAACCCGGTGCCTGGCAGTCGCTGCGTCCGACCTTGCATGTGCCGGTCCAGGCGCGGCGGGCCTTGTGGCTGATACTGCCGCTGAACCTGGCGGCCTGGGCGGTGGGCGGTTTCTATTTGTCCTTGGCGCCTTCCCTGGTGCGGGCCGCGACCGGGTCGACATCCAACCTGATCGGCGGTGCACTGGTGGCGGTGTTGACGCTCACCGGCGCGTTGTCCATCTATACGCTGCGCAACCAGGAAGCCGACAAGTTGCTGCGCCTGTCCGCGAGCCTGTTGGTGATCGGCCTGGCGCTGGTGCTGGTCGCGGTACACGGCGGCAGTTTGCCGTTGTTCTTCATTGGCACGCTGGTGACCGGCAGCGGTTTCGGCGCCGGGTTCCTGGGGGCGTTGCGCAGCATCATGCCGCTGGCCTTGCCCCACGAGCGGGCCGGTTTGATGTCGGCGTTTTATGTCCTCAGCTACCTGGCGTTCAGCCTGCCATCGTTGCTGGCCGGGAATCTGACGCGGGTGTTCGGGTTGATCCCGACGACCGATGGTTATGGCGCGGTGCTGATCGTGCTGTCGGCCGCTGCGTTGCTGGGGTTATCGCGTCAGTCGGTAAAGCCGGCAGGCGAGGGTGTTCGGCCTTGA
- a CDS encoding cupin domain-containing protein, giving the protein MKIIRSKSFTGERAWAALDIANMNGITTRLHWTDQPYKWHINDGQEVFVVLDGQVQMCYREDGVEKDTLLDAGDIFYASVGTEHVAKPLGEARILVIEAEGSV; this is encoded by the coding sequence TTGAAAATTATCCGCAGCAAATCCTTCACCGGCGAGCGCGCCTGGGCAGCGCTGGATATCGCCAACATGAACGGCATCACCACGCGCCTGCACTGGACCGATCAGCCCTACAAATGGCACATCAATGACGGCCAGGAAGTCTTCGTGGTGCTCGATGGGCAAGTGCAGATGTGCTATCGGGAGGACGGTGTGGAAAAAGATACCTTGCTGGACGCTGGGGATATTTTCTACGCATCGGTGGGCACCGAGCACGTCGCCAAGCCGCTGGGAGAGGCGCGAATCCTGGTGATCGAGGCCGAGGGCAGTGTTTGA
- a CDS encoding TDT family transporter: protein MTCCTAKRRFRPLSHLPRPLDAIRQFTPNWFAVVMGTGVLALALAQWPGNVSGLRLLGEGLWLFNILLFVVFTGLYAARWVLFFDEARRVFGHSTVSMFFGTIPMGLATIINGFLVFGLPRWGDGVLPLAEALWWLDVAMSLACGVLIPFLMFTRQEHRIDQMTAVWLLPVVAAEVAAASGGLLAPHLADTHGQLVMLVTSYVLWAFSLPVAFSILTILLLRMALHKLPHENMAASSWLALGPIGTGALGMLLLGSDAPLIFAANGFPGVGEIAAGLGLVAGITLWGLGLWWMLMALLITARYLRTGIPFNLGWWGFTFPLGVYALTTLKLADLLGLAFFRVLGCVLVAMLVVMWLIVGRRTVLGAWHGELFVSPCIAGLAK from the coding sequence ATGACATGTTGCACCGCCAAGCGCCGGTTTCGTCCCTTGAGCCATTTGCCCAGGCCGCTGGATGCCATTCGCCAATTCACACCCAACTGGTTCGCCGTGGTCATGGGTACCGGTGTGCTGGCGTTGGCCTTGGCGCAGTGGCCCGGAAATGTATCGGGCCTGCGCCTGTTGGGTGAAGGTTTGTGGTTGTTCAATATCCTGTTGTTCGTGGTGTTCACCGGTTTGTATGCGGCCCGTTGGGTGTTGTTCTTCGACGAGGCGCGACGGGTTTTCGGCCACTCAACGGTTTCGATGTTTTTCGGCACCATTCCCATGGGGCTGGCGACGATCATCAATGGCTTTCTGGTATTTGGGCTGCCGCGTTGGGGCGACGGTGTGCTGCCGTTGGCCGAGGCGTTATGGTGGCTCGACGTGGCCATGTCCCTGGCCTGCGGTGTGCTGATTCCGTTCCTGATGTTTACCCGCCAGGAACACCGCATCGACCAGATGACCGCCGTGTGGCTGTTGCCAGTGGTGGCCGCCGAAGTCGCCGCCGCCAGCGGTGGGCTGTTGGCCCCGCACCTGGCCGATACTCATGGGCAACTGGTCATGTTGGTGACCAGCTACGTGCTCTGGGCCTTTTCCCTACCGGTAGCATTCAGCATTCTGACGATCTTGCTGTTGCGCATGGCCCTGCACAAACTGCCCCACGAAAACATGGCCGCCTCGAGTTGGCTGGCCCTAGGCCCGATTGGCACCGGCGCCCTGGGCATGTTGCTGTTAGGCAGCGACGCTCCGCTGATTTTTGCCGCCAATGGCTTTCCCGGCGTGGGCGAAATTGCCGCCGGGCTAGGCTTGGTGGCTGGCATTACGCTGTGGGGCCTGGGGTTGTGGTGGATGTTGATGGCGCTGTTGATTACTGCGCGTTATCTACGGACCGGCATTCCCTTCAACCTTGGCTGGTGGGGCTTTACCTTTCCCTTGGGTGTGTATGCGCTGACCACGCTGAAGCTGGCGGACTTGCTCGGCCTGGCGTTTTTCCGCGTGCTCGGTTGCGTACTGGTGGCGATGCTGGTGGTGATGTGGCTGATCGTTGGGCGGCGTACGGTCTTGGGCGCCTGGCACGGCGAGTTGTTTGTATCGCCGTGCATTGCGGGGCTGGCGAAATAA
- a CDS encoding MFS transporter, translating into MSHPSQFTLLRTRRFLPFFITQSLGAFNDNIFKQSLILAILYKLTIDGDRSIWVNLCALLFILPFFLFSALAGQFGEKFAKDALIRLIKLGEIVIMAVGAVGFLFDHLSLMLVALFAMGTHSALFGPVKYSILPQALREDELVGGNGLVEMGTFLAILAGTIGAGIMMSSAHYAPVVSAAIVGIAVLGYLASRGIPRAAAASPQMRLNWNIFSQSWATLKLGLGQTPAVSRSIVGNSWFWFVGAIYLTQIPAYAKEWMHGDETVVTLILTVFSVGIALGSMLCEKLSGRKVEIGLVPFGSFGLTVFGLLLWWHSGGIPDSVEGHGWLEVLGFGHAWLVLIDILGLGVFGGFYIVPLYALIQSRTVENERARVIAANNILNALFMVISAIVSIVLLSLAKLSIPQLFLVVSLLNIGVNAYIFKIVPEFSMRFMIWLLSHSMYRVEHRNLEAIPDEGAALLVCNHVSFVDALLIGGAVRRPIRFVMYYKIYNLPVLNFIFRTAGTIPIAGRQEDIHIYEKAFKRIAQYLKDGELVCIFPEGKLTGDGEINEFKSGLTRILQETPVPVIPLALQGLWGSFFSRDPAKGLFRRFWSRVTLVAGSAVAVEEAEPAKLQAMVGQLRGTVR; encoded by the coding sequence ATGAGTCACCCTTCGCAGTTCACCTTGCTTCGCACGCGGCGTTTCCTGCCGTTCTTCATCACGCAGTCCTTGGGCGCGTTCAACGACAACATTTTCAAGCAGTCGTTGATTCTCGCCATCCTCTACAAGTTGACCATCGACGGCGACCGTTCGATCTGGGTCAACCTCTGCGCATTGCTGTTCATCCTGCCGTTCTTTCTGTTCTCGGCGCTGGCGGGGCAGTTCGGGGAAAAATTCGCCAAGGACGCATTGATTCGTCTGATCAAGCTCGGCGAAATCGTCATCATGGCGGTGGGCGCGGTGGGTTTTCTGTTCGACCATTTGTCGTTGATGCTGGTGGCGCTGTTTGCCATGGGCACGCATTCGGCGCTGTTCGGCCCGGTGAAATATTCGATCCTGCCGCAGGCCTTGCGCGAGGATGAACTGGTCGGCGGCAACGGCCTGGTGGAGATGGGCACGTTCCTGGCGATCCTCGCGGGCACCATCGGCGCGGGGATCATGATGTCCTCGGCACATTACGCTCCCGTGGTGTCCGCCGCGATCGTCGGCATCGCCGTGCTCGGTTATCTGGCCAGTCGCGGTATTCCGCGCGCGGCGGCGGCTTCGCCGCAAATGCGCCTGAACTGGAACATCTTCAGCCAATCCTGGGCCACCCTGAAACTGGGCTTGGGACAGACCCCTGCGGTATCCCGTTCGATTGTCGGCAACTCCTGGTTCTGGTTCGTCGGCGCGATCTACCTGACGCAGATTCCGGCCTATGCCAAAGAGTGGATGCACGGTGATGAAACCGTGGTGACCTTGATCCTGACCGTGTTTTCGGTGGGGATCGCCTTGGGTTCGATGCTCTGCGAGAAGCTTTCCGGGCGCAAAGTCGAGATCGGCCTGGTGCCGTTCGGCTCGTTCGGGCTGACGGTGTTCGGCCTGTTGTTGTGGTGGCACTCCGGCGGGATTCCCGACAGCGTCGAGGGCCACGGCTGGCTTGAAGTGCTCGGCTTCGGTCACGCCTGGCTGGTGTTGATCGACATTCTTGGCCTGGGTGTCTTCGGCGGTTTCTATATCGTGCCGCTGTACGCGCTGATCCAGTCGCGCACTGTCGAGAACGAGCGGGCGCGAGTGATCGCCGCCAATAACATTCTCAACGCGTTGTTCATGGTGATCTCGGCCATCGTCTCCATCGTGTTGCTGAGCCTGGCGAAGTTGTCGATCCCCCAGTTGTTCCTGGTGGTGTCGTTGCTCAACATCGGCGTCAACGCCTACATCTTCAAGATCGTCCCCGAGTTCAGCATGCGCTTCATGATCTGGCTGCTGAGCCATTCCATGTACCGCGTGGAGCATCGCAACCTGGAGGCGATTCCCGATGAAGGCGCTGCGTTGCTGGTCTGCAACCACGTGTCCTTCGTCGATGCCTTGCTGATTGGTGGTGCAGTGCGTCGGCCGATTCGTTTCGTGATGTACTACAAGATCTACAACCTGCCGGTGTTGAATTTCATCTTCCGCACAGCCGGGACGATTCCGATTGCCGGGCGTCAGGAAGACATTCATATCTACGAAAAAGCCTTCAAGCGAATCGCCCAATACTTGAAGGACGGTGAGTTGGTCTGCATTTTCCCTGAAGGAAAATTGACCGGTGACGGTGAGATCAATGAGTTCAAGAGCGGACTGACACGCATCCTCCAGGAAACCCCGGTGCCGGTGATCCCCCTGGCGCTGCAGGGCTTGTGGGGCAGTTTCTTCAGTCGCGACCCGGCCAAGGGGCTGTTTCGCCGGTTCTGGTCGCGGGTGACGTTGGTGGCGGGTTCGGCAGTAGCCGTTGAAGAGGCGGAACCGGCGAAACTGCAGGCGATGGTGGGGCAATTGCGCGGGACTGTCCGCTAG
- the sugE gene encoding quaternary ammonium compound efflux SMR transporter SugE, producing the protein MSWIILFFAGLFEVGWAVGLKYTDGFSRPLPTALTITAMAISLGLLGLAMKELPLGTAYAIWTGVGAVGTVIAGIILFGESMALVRLASVALIITGLIGLKVSA; encoded by the coding sequence ATGTCCTGGATCATTCTGTTTTTTGCCGGCCTGTTCGAAGTCGGCTGGGCGGTCGGCCTGAAGTACACCGACGGTTTCAGCCGCCCTCTTCCCACTGCACTGACAATCACCGCCATGGCGATCAGCCTCGGCCTACTGGGCCTGGCGATGAAGGAATTGCCATTGGGTACGGCCTATGCGATCTGGACCGGGGTCGGTGCCGTGGGTACGGTGATCGCCGGGATCATTTTGTTTGGTGAGTCGATGGCGCTGGTTCGCCTGGCCAGCGTGGCGTTGATCATTACCGGGTTGATCGGCCTCAAGGTCAGCGCCTGA
- a CDS encoding bile acid:sodium symporter family protein, producing MRALAALSRFVGNTFAYWVLIFAVVAFVQPTWFIGLKGAIVPLLGLVMFGMGLTLKLDDFAEVARHPWRVALGVVAHFVIMPGVAWLLCQVFHLPPEIAVGVILVGCCPSGTSSNVMTWLARGDLALSVAIAAVTTLLAPLLTPALIWLLASAWLPVSFMELFWSILQVVLLPIVLGVVAQRLLGDKVRHAVEVLPLVSVVSIVIIVTAVVAASQAKIAESGLLIMAVVMLHNSFGFLLGYFTGHLFKLPLAQRKSLALEVGMQNSGLGAALASAHFSPLAAVPSALFSVWHNISGALLSTYFRRMSEKQDRETLAARQAAD from the coding sequence ATGCGCGCACTGGCTGCATTGAGTCGCTTCGTCGGCAACACCTTCGCTTACTGGGTACTGATTTTCGCCGTCGTGGCATTTGTGCAGCCGACCTGGTTCATCGGTCTGAAAGGCGCGATTGTGCCGCTGCTGGGACTGGTGATGTTCGGCATGGGCCTGACCCTCAAGCTCGATGACTTCGCCGAAGTCGCGCGTCATCCCTGGCGCGTGGCCCTGGGCGTCGTCGCGCATTTCGTGATCATGCCCGGTGTGGCGTGGTTGCTCTGCCAGGTGTTCCACCTGCCGCCGGAAATCGCCGTCGGCGTCATTCTCGTGGGTTGCTGCCCAAGCGGCACCTCGTCGAATGTCATGACCTGGCTGGCTCGGGGTGACTTGGCTCTGTCGGTGGCCATCGCCGCCGTCACCACCCTGCTCGCTCCACTGCTGACCCCGGCGCTGATCTGGTTGCTCGCCTCGGCTTGGTTGCCAGTGTCGTTCATGGAGCTGTTCTGGTCGATCCTGCAAGTGGTGCTGCTGCCGATCGTATTGGGCGTGGTGGCGCAACGGCTGCTAGGGGACAAGGTACGGCATGCGGTGGAGGTGTTGCCGCTGGTGTCGGTGGTGAGCATCGTCATCATCGTCACCGCCGTAGTGGCCGCCAGCCAGGCGAAAATTGCCGAATCGGGCCTGCTGATCATGGCCGTGGTGATGCTGCACAACAGCTTCGGCTTTTTGCTCGGTTATTTCACCGGGCACTTGTTCAAGCTGCCGCTGGCCCAACGTAAATCCCTGGCCCTGGAAGTGGGCATGCAGAACTCCGGCCTCGGCGCGGCGTTGGCCAGTGCGCACTTTTCGCCGCTGGCGGCGGTACCCAGCGCGCTGTTCAGCGTCTGGCACAATATATCCGGGGCGCTGCTCTCGACGTATTTCCGGCGCATGAGTGAAAAACAGGACCGCGAAACCCTCGCCGCCCGGCAGGCAGCCGACTGA
- the rdgC gene encoding recombination-associated protein RdgC, whose translation MWFKNLLIYRLTQDLPFDAEALETALASKLARPCASQELTTYGFVAPFGKGEDAPLVHVSQDFLLIAARKEERILPGSVVRDALKEKVEEIEAEQMRKVYKKERDQLKDEIIQAFLPRAFIRRSSTFAAIAPKQGLILVNSASPKRAEDLLSTLREVIGSLPVRPLTVKMAPTATMTDWVKTQKAADDFFVLDECELRDTHEDGGIVRCKRQDLTSDEIQLHLNTGKVVTQLSLAWQDKLSFVLDDKMVVKRLKFEDLLQDQAEQDGGDEALGQLDASFTLMMLTFGEFLPALVEALGGEEIPQGI comes from the coding sequence ATGTGGTTCAAAAACCTGCTTATCTATCGCCTGACCCAAGATCTGCCTTTTGATGCCGAGGCGTTGGAAACTGCACTGGCCAGCAAACTGGCGCGTCCATGTGCAAGCCAGGAGTTGACCACTTACGGTTTCGTCGCGCCGTTTGGCAAAGGCGAAGACGCGCCGCTGGTGCACGTCAGCCAGGATTTCCTGCTGATCGCCGCGCGCAAGGAAGAACGCATCTTGCCAGGCAGCGTCGTACGCGATGCCTTGAAGGAAAAGGTCGAAGAGATCGAAGCCGAGCAAATGCGCAAGGTCTATAAAAAGGAACGGGACCAGCTCAAGGATGAAATCATCCAGGCGTTCCTGCCGCGTGCGTTCATCCGTCGCTCGTCCACCTTCGCCGCCATCGCGCCGAAACAGGGCCTGATCCTGGTGAACTCGGCCAGCCCGAAACGCGCCGAAGACCTGCTCTCGACCCTGCGCGAAGTCATCGGCTCGCTGCCGGTCCGCCCGCTGACGGTCAAGATGGCCCCCACCGCGACCATGACCGACTGGGTCAAGACCCAGAAAGCCGCAGATGATTTCTTCGTGCTGGATGAATGCGAACTGCGCGACACCCACGAAGACGGTGGCATCGTGCGCTGCAAGCGCCAGGACCTGACCAGCGACGAAATCCAGCTGCACTTGAACACCGGCAAAGTGGTGACACAACTGTCGCTGGCCTGGCAGGACAAGCTGTCCTTCGTGCTCGACGACAAAATGGTGGTCAAGCGCCTGAAGTTCGAAGACCTGCTGCAAGACCAGGCGGAGCAGGACGGTGGCGACGAGGCCCTTGGCCAACTGGACGCCAGTTTCACCCTGATGATGCTGACGTTCGGCGAGTTCCTGCCGGCGCTGGTTGAAGCACTGGGTGGGGAAGAGATTCCGCAGGGGATCTAA
- a CDS encoding catalase family protein, with protein sequence MLITLWLRLGAFLGKTLLWLLGIGLLCWALSSAWFAWQHRGPVSDKEQIAPGETAMTQDIIQTAIRIVDQHREGTRYLRDAHAKAHGCVMAEVQVPNDLPAPLRQGVFAEPGKTWQATIRLSNGNAYPQFDSLRDARGMAIKLLDVPGKQLLADRQPHGEQDFVMFNHPNFFVSDVAEYRQNVAAQADGKKAMAFFPSLDPRTWQIRHLFIALATLSPPPASPTQTTYFSVSPYKFGEANAKFRVAPDPDSCPAYTLPAQNQDLPNFLRSALNQQLSTDRVPACFVLQIQRQDPSKYMPIEDTSIEWQESDAPFETVAHIKVPAQDFDTPKLNLACDNQSFNPWFGIEAHRPIGGINRLRKAVYEAVSDYRHSRNAEQ encoded by the coding sequence ATGTTGATCACCCTCTGGCTGCGCCTCGGCGCCTTTTTGGGCAAGACGCTCCTGTGGCTGCTGGGCATCGGGTTGCTCTGCTGGGCCTTGTCCTCGGCCTGGTTCGCCTGGCAACACCGCGGGCCGGTCTCGGACAAGGAGCAGATTGCACCCGGCGAAACCGCCATGACCCAGGACATCATTCAGACCGCTATTCGCATCGTCGACCAGCACCGTGAAGGCACGCGCTACCTGCGTGACGCCCATGCCAAGGCCCACGGCTGTGTCATGGCCGAAGTCCAGGTGCCGAACGACCTGCCGGCCCCCTTGCGCCAGGGAGTCTTTGCCGAACCGGGGAAGACCTGGCAAGCGACGATTCGCCTGTCCAACGGCAACGCCTATCCGCAGTTCGACAGCCTGCGCGATGCCCGTGGGATGGCGATCAAGCTGCTGGATGTGCCCGGCAAACAGCTGCTGGCGGATCGGCAACCACACGGCGAGCAGGACTTCGTGATGTTCAATCATCCGAACTTCTTCGTCAGTGACGTCGCTGAATATCGCCAGAATGTGGCCGCCCAGGCTGACGGGAAGAAGGCGATGGCTTTCTTTCCGAGCCTGGACCCGCGCACCTGGCAGATCCGCCATCTGTTCATCGCCCTGGCGACACTCTCGCCGCCTCCGGCCAGCCCGACCCAGACCACTTACTTCTCGGTGTCGCCCTACAAGTTTGGTGAGGCCAATGCCAAGTTTCGCGTAGCACCGGACCCGGATAGCTGCCCGGCCTATACGCTGCCCGCACAAAACCAGGACCTGCCGAATTTCTTGCGGAGCGCGCTGAACCAGCAGTTATCCACAGACCGGGTGCCGGCATGTTTTGTCTTGCAGATCCAGCGCCAGGATCCGAGCAAGTACATGCCGATCGAAGACACCAGTATTGAATGGCAGGAAAGTGACGCACCGTTCGAGACCGTGGCCCACATCAAGGTGCCGGCCCAGGATTTCGACACACCCAAGCTGAACCTGGCCTGCGACAACCAGTCGTTCAACCCCTGGTTCGGCATCGAGGCCCATCGCCCCATTGGCGGTATCAACCGCTTGCGTAAAGCGGTGTATGAGGCAGTCAGCGATTACCGTCACAGCCGTAACGCTGAGCAATAG